A genomic window from Halogeometricum borinquense DSM 11551 includes:
- a CDS encoding ABC transporter ATP-binding protein: protein MSETESGSETNEFESEAKIDATSTPDVSVEYPLQVDGLRKTFGGITAVDDATFQIENGTLTGLIGPNGAGKSTTFNLITGMLKPDKGTVTFNGEDITGMEPHAIANKGLVRTFQIARELEDMTVLENMMLAPKNQRGEKLWRSVTPGVRNDVIEQEEELLERVWEVLEFFEIDHIAEEYAGNLSGGQRKLLEMARALLTDPDMLLLDEPFAGVNPSLEKRLLTHIHELREQGYTFLLVEHDMDLIMENCEHVIVLHQGRVLTEGTPADIKSNEEVIEAYLGGNV from the coding sequence ATGAGTGAAACCGAGAGCGGATCCGAGACGAACGAGTTCGAGTCCGAGGCGAAAATAGATGCGACCTCCACCCCCGACGTTTCGGTGGAGTACCCGCTTCAGGTAGACGGACTCCGGAAGACGTTCGGCGGTATCACCGCCGTAGACGATGCAACGTTCCAAATCGAGAACGGAACGCTGACTGGCCTCATCGGCCCGAACGGGGCCGGGAAATCGACGACGTTCAACCTCATCACGGGGATGCTCAAACCCGACAAAGGGACAGTCACGTTCAACGGCGAGGACATCACCGGGATGGAACCGCACGCAATCGCCAACAAGGGACTCGTCCGGACGTTCCAAATCGCCCGCGAACTCGAAGACATGACCGTCTTGGAGAACATGATGCTTGCGCCGAAGAACCAGCGCGGCGAGAAACTCTGGCGTTCAGTTACCCCAGGCGTCCGCAACGACGTTATCGAGCAAGAAGAGGAGCTATTAGAGCGCGTCTGGGAGGTGCTGGAGTTCTTCGAGATAGACCACATCGCAGAGGAGTACGCGGGCAACCTCTCGGGCGGTCAGCGGAAATTGCTGGAGATGGCTCGGGCACTGCTGACGGACCCGGACATGCTCCTGTTGGACGAACCGTTCGCCGGCGTCAACCCGTCGCTTGAGAAACGACTGCTCACGCACATCCACGAACTCCGAGAGCAGGGCTACACCTTCCTGTTGGTCGAACACGATATGGATCTCATCATGGAGAACTGCGAACACGTCATCGTCCTCCACCAAGGGCGCGTCCTCACTGAGGGCACGCCAGCGGACATCAAATCGAACGAAGAGGTCATCGAAGCGTACCTCGGAGGGAACGTATGA
- a CDS encoding branched-chain amino acid ABC transporter permease, producing the protein MGIAETYSRGRRFAVDRPGALILAFVGVLLLGDLLVGLATGQTALSDVGSLVWDGLMRGLVIGLAGIGLSMTYSILNFANFAHGDFITAGAFSGWATTYVLAGLGRADIGALVLVGAGGSVFGGTLGIGITGTPLAVIAGLLVAGAFTIVLSLAVDRAIFRPIRDEDGITLLITSIGVAFALRYMMQFVFGSNVRGTTAQPPSFAVYLLDGAVRINMHDLTLVVVAGGLMLGVHLLLQRTKLGKAMRAMADNEDLARVTGIPTERVVRSVWVIGGGLTGVAGYMFVLWKGTLGFNDGWLLLLLIFAAVILGGIGSIYGAIAGGLVIGLTASLSVLWIPSAFARAAAFVVMIVILLVKPSGLFSGRSTA; encoded by the coding sequence ATGGGTATTGCTGAGACCTACTCACGTGGACGCCGGTTCGCAGTGGACCGGCCGGGGGCGCTTATCTTGGCCTTCGTCGGGGTACTCCTCCTCGGAGACCTCCTCGTTGGCCTCGCAACCGGACAGACTGCACTCAGTGACGTGGGGTCACTGGTTTGGGACGGCCTAATGCGTGGGCTGGTGATCGGTCTGGCGGGTATCGGGTTATCGATGACGTACAGCATCTTGAACTTCGCAAACTTCGCGCACGGTGATTTCATCACCGCGGGCGCGTTCTCCGGGTGGGCAACGACGTACGTTCTTGCTGGACTCGGACGCGCCGATATTGGAGCGTTGGTGTTAGTCGGTGCAGGTGGGTCAGTGTTCGGTGGGACACTCGGCATCGGCATCACGGGGACGCCACTCGCAGTTATCGCGGGACTACTCGTCGCAGGAGCGTTCACTATCGTCCTGTCGCTCGCGGTTGACCGGGCTATTTTCCGGCCAATTCGTGACGAGGACGGAATCACGCTTCTCATCACGAGCATCGGGGTCGCGTTCGCGCTCCGATACATGATGCAGTTCGTGTTCGGATCGAACGTGCGCGGAACGACGGCGCAACCGCCGTCGTTCGCGGTGTACCTACTCGACGGAGCAGTTCGAATCAACATGCACGACCTGACACTGGTTGTCGTTGCAGGGGGACTGATGCTCGGCGTTCACCTCCTGCTTCAGCGGACGAAACTCGGCAAGGCGATGCGCGCGATGGCCGACAACGAAGACCTCGCACGCGTCACGGGGATTCCAACTGAACGTGTCGTTCGCTCGGTGTGGGTTATCGGTGGGGGACTCACCGGCGTCGCAGGCTACATGTTCGTCCTCTGGAAGGGGACGCTCGGATTCAACGATGGGTGGCTCTTGCTGCTGCTCATCTTCGCTGCGGTCATCCTCGGCGGTATCGGCTCCATCTACGGTGCCATCGCGGGCGGCCTCGTTATCGGTCTGACGGCGTCGCTGTCGGTGCTGTGGATTCCGTCGGCGTTCGCCCGCGCGGCGGCGTTCGTCGTGATGATCGTGATCCTGCTCGTGAAACCGTCTGGCCTGTTCAGCGGGAGGTCGACAGCATGA
- a CDS encoding AAA family ATPase, protein MPVPMDGGRGTQQRRDRQRAKRTSPESDTGRLVTVCGLPGVGKTLVSERIADRLDGRLIRTDVVRKELFPEPEYTSAERQSVYDELFSRGRESIQNGTPAVLDATFRKREDRDRAASVATAADVPLEIVQVECDTQVVRERIAAREDDESDADFEIYLKFRDRFEHIEREHETVDNSGDMAETRRQIDAMF, encoded by the coding sequence ATGCCTGTACCCATGGACGGGGGACGCGGCACACAGCAGAGACGTGACCGGCAACGAGCGAAGCGGACATCGCCCGAATCGGATACCGGCCGGTTAGTTACCGTTTGCGGCCTTCCGGGTGTCGGCAAGACGCTGGTATCTGAACGGATCGCCGACAGACTCGACGGACGGTTGATTCGGACCGACGTGGTTCGAAAAGAACTGTTTCCCGAGCCTGAGTACACTTCGGCCGAACGGCAGTCAGTCTACGATGAACTGTTCTCTCGCGGACGCGAGAGTATCCAGAACGGGACCCCTGCCGTCCTCGATGCGACCTTTCGGAAGCGTGAGGATCGAGACCGGGCGGCGTCGGTCGCTACGGCCGCGGACGTGCCGTTAGAGATCGTTCAGGTTGAGTGCGACACACAGGTCGTCCGCGAGCGGATCGCCGCCCGCGAAGACGACGAGAGTGATGCTGACTTCGAGATCTACCTCAAGTTCCGCGACCGCTTCGAACATATCGAACGCGAACACGAGACGGTGGACAACTCGGGCGACATGGCCGAGACGCGGCGACAGATAGACGCAATGTTCTGA
- a CDS encoding GNAT family N-acetyltransferase, whose translation MDYTDGSAIQIGRTNTAEIDALADLWVSLAADQRSYQSHLRSDENRGRIREAMARHVVTDGIRVARVSDEIVGFVMYSLERGDFEQDETRGVIRNLYVKPAHRSRGIGSRLLKSAEAELAGAGATHICLEAMARNERARKFYERHGYTVHRVELEKAIENDTHSKEDR comes from the coding sequence ATGGACTATACCGACGGGAGCGCGATACAGATCGGTCGTACGAATACGGCCGAAATCGACGCACTCGCGGATCTTTGGGTCTCACTCGCGGCCGACCAGCGGTCGTATCAGTCACATCTCCGTTCTGATGAGAACCGCGGGCGGATACGCGAAGCGATGGCGCGGCACGTCGTCACCGACGGCATCCGTGTCGCCCGTGTGAGTGATGAAATAGTTGGCTTCGTAATGTACAGTCTCGAACGTGGCGATTTCGAGCAAGACGAGACGAGAGGCGTCATCCGTAATCTGTACGTCAAGCCCGCACATCGAAGTCGCGGAATCGGCTCTCGGCTTCTCAAATCCGCGGAGGCAGAACTCGCGGGCGCGGGCGCGACGCACATCTGTCTCGAAGCCATGGCACGGAACGAACGCGCCCGAAAATTCTACGAACGACACGGCTACACCGTCCATCGAGTCGAGTTGGAGAAGGCAATCGAAAACGATACACACTCAAAGGAGGACCGATAA
- a CDS encoding branched-chain amino acid ABC transporter permease gives MSVRDDLAARMPGGDTGLIVAVLLVTYAAYVLVGVGLGYSLRGQLNTIAVLTFYIGVFAMLALALNLHWGYTGLFNIGIVGFMAVGVYVMALFSKPAYTPGGAAQVGGLGLPLIIGIIAGMVAAALLGLVVALPALRLRADYLAIVTIAMSEIVRFSFLSGDLQQFQLLGNRVGFGGGSGLILDFTDPLQALFQSVGLWGAYLGFVDAFTVIVPTNPKPVVDGLVYGLILLLFVGAYFWLLKRTGESPFGRVLKAIREDEDVANSLGKDTNQFKIKSFMLGCALMGLAGIFWLMTQGAVTPNFFRPRVTFFVWIALIIGGAGSNTGSVLGGAVFAAVLYQGPRYFKNLIDTVLPSTDAPSGFGQAVGPLISNIDPAPLFFYTVDSIRQLQLVIMGLVLIWLMHNRPEGMLGYRKETASGIPLTAAHARKTATDGGEHTDESPSPSNVASEGGESNE, from the coding sequence ATGAGCGTTCGCGACGACCTCGCGGCCCGGATGCCGGGCGGCGACACGGGCCTCATCGTGGCCGTGCTGTTGGTGACGTACGCGGCGTACGTCCTCGTCGGCGTCGGTCTCGGCTACTCGCTTCGCGGCCAACTCAACACCATCGCGGTGTTGACGTTCTACATCGGCGTGTTCGCTATGCTGGCGCTGGCGCTGAACCTCCATTGGGGGTACACGGGGCTGTTCAATATCGGCATCGTCGGCTTCATGGCTGTCGGAGTGTACGTGATGGCGCTGTTCTCGAAACCGGCCTACACACCGGGCGGCGCGGCACAGGTCGGCGGTCTCGGCCTGCCACTCATCATCGGCATCATCGCCGGGATGGTTGCCGCGGCGTTGCTGGGACTCGTGGTCGCCTTACCGGCGCTTCGGTTGCGGGCTGACTACCTCGCCATCGTCACCATCGCAATGTCGGAGATCGTCCGATTTAGCTTCCTGTCGGGCGATCTCCAGCAGTTCCAACTACTCGGTAACCGCGTCGGCTTCGGTGGCGGGTCGGGGCTCATCCTCGACTTCACCGATCCCCTTCAGGCGTTGTTCCAGTCGGTCGGGCTGTGGGGCGCCTATCTGGGCTTCGTTGACGCGTTCACTGTTATCGTGCCAACGAATCCGAAGCCGGTCGTGGACGGTCTCGTGTACGGCCTCATTCTGCTTCTGTTCGTCGGGGCGTACTTCTGGCTCCTGAAGCGGACCGGTGAATCGCCGTTCGGTCGGGTCCTCAAGGCCATCCGCGAGGACGAGGACGTGGCGAACTCCCTCGGAAAAGACACGAATCAGTTCAAAATCAAGTCGTTCATGCTCGGGTGTGCGCTCATGGGGCTGGCAGGAATCTTCTGGCTCATGACGCAGGGCGCGGTGACGCCGAACTTCTTCCGCCCGCGCGTGACGTTCTTCGTCTGGATTGCGCTCATCATCGGGGGCGCGGGATCGAACACCGGGAGCGTTCTCGGTGGCGCGGTCTTCGCGGCGGTGCTCTACCAGGGGCCGCGCTACTTCAAGAACCTCATCGACACCGTGCTTCCATCGACGGACGCGCCGTCCGGGTTCGGTCAGGCAGTCGGGCCGCTCATCTCGAACATCGACCCGGCACCGCTGTTCTTCTACACGGTGGACAGCATCCGGCAACTCCAACTCGTCATCATGGGACTCGTCCTCATCTGGCTGATGCACAACCGTCCCGAGGGGATGCTCGGCTACCGGAAGGAGACAGCTTCGGGGATCCCGCTGACGGCGGCGCACGCGCGAAAGACTGCCACCGACGGTGGCGAACACACCGACGAGTCGCCCAGTCCGTCGAATGTGGCATCTGAAGGTGGTGAATCCAATGAGTGA
- a CDS encoding DICT sensory domain-containing protein — translation MSLEQFFQSVERRDLSLVVVNRETPRPIQSMLEGLFEQQSIEIRQEQIPDEAADTVYLVDDGKVIESSPLTEVQESILLVNSDLYITGARGLSEIELPDVIRALEDVRFTLRGYPESHKEKLLLITVSRYIERLALDTMNGTIRSSFQRLSRINDEQGTRTVYEKLAASPVDTHVYGIPDWTPPPEFDITMHGGWSDEFRDAWFVVFVPDADDGPHSALLSLETSPGVWDGFWTFDPERVTDIAQYLQREL, via the coding sequence ATGAGCTTAGAACAGTTCTTTCAGTCCGTTGAGCGGAGGGATTTATCGCTTGTTGTAGTCAATCGGGAAACTCCGCGACCGATTCAGTCGATGCTCGAAGGGCTGTTCGAACAGCAATCAATCGAGATACGCCAAGAACAGATTCCAGACGAGGCTGCGGACACGGTGTATCTGGTCGATGACGGCAAGGTCATCGAATCGTCCCCGCTCACCGAAGTTCAAGAGTCGATTCTACTCGTCAACTCGGATTTGTATATTACCGGCGCGCGCGGACTATCCGAAATCGAACTTCCGGACGTGATCAGAGCGCTCGAAGATGTACGGTTCACCCTCCGCGGCTATCCGGAGTCACACAAAGAGAAACTGCTGCTCATCACGGTGTCCCGATACATCGAGCGATTAGCGCTCGATACGATGAACGGAACCATCCGGTCGTCCTTTCAGCGACTTTCGCGCATCAACGACGAACAAGGAACTCGGACGGTGTACGAAAAACTAGCTGCATCTCCCGTGGATACGCACGTGTACGGGATTCCTGATTGGACGCCACCACCGGAGTTCGACATCACGATGCACGGTGGGTGGTCGGACGAGTTCCGTGATGCGTGGTTCGTCGTGTTCGTACCCGACGCCGACGACGGGCCGCACTCGGCACTGCTGTCGCTAGAAACCAGCCCGGGGGTCTGGGATGGATTCTGGACATTCGACCCGGAGAGAGTCACTGACATCGCTCAGTACCTCCAACGAGAACTGTGA
- a CDS encoding ABC transporter ATP-binding protein gives MSSDTTAATDSTPDVAGEELLRVRNLDAGYGDLQILTDVDMDVHDGEYVTIVGPNGAGKSTLMKSVFGLTSHMGGTVTFETEDITGLRPEEIIHKGVGYVPQNDNVFAALTVQENLEMGAYILDEVPQDALDMVFERFPILEERKGQKAGTMSGGQQQMLAMGRALMLEPSLLLLDEPSAGLAPDLVDEMFDKIDEINEAGTAILMVEQNAKEALRRCDRGYVLANGENRYTDSGRALLNDEQVRQDFLGG, from the coding sequence ATGAGTTCTGACACCACCGCGGCGACGGACTCGACACCCGATGTTGCGGGCGAAGAACTGCTTCGCGTCCGCAACCTTGATGCGGGGTACGGAGACTTACAGATCCTCACCGACGTGGACATGGACGTTCACGACGGCGAGTACGTCACCATCGTCGGCCCGAACGGTGCAGGCAAGTCCACGCTGATGAAGTCCGTCTTCGGCCTCACCAGTCACATGGGCGGAACAGTGACGTTCGAGACCGAGGACATCACTGGCCTGCGCCCCGAAGAGATCATCCACAAGGGCGTCGGATACGTCCCGCAGAACGACAACGTCTTCGCGGCGCTCACGGTTCAAGAGAACTTGGAGATGGGTGCGTACATCCTTGATGAGGTGCCGCAGGACGCCCTCGATATGGTGTTTGAACGCTTCCCCATCCTCGAAGAACGGAAAGGGCAGAAAGCGGGGACGATGTCCGGCGGCCAACAGCAGATGCTAGCGATGGGTCGTGCCCTGATGCTCGAACCCTCGCTGCTGCTGTTGGACGAACCCTCGGCGGGTCTCGCACCGGACCTCGTAGACGAGATGTTCGACAAGATCGACGAGATCAACGAGGCAGGAACGGCCATCCTCATGGTCGAACAGAACGCGAAGGAGGCTCTTCGGCGGTGTGACCGCGGGTACGTCCTCGCTAACGGCGAGAACCGCTACACCGATTCCGGTCGGGCGCTCCTGAACGACGAACAGGTTCGCCAAGACTTCCTCGGCGGCTAA
- a CDS encoding HalOD1 output domain-containing protein: protein MASQAPLSIQIVTEISRLEGVEPFELPPLEDCVDTESLDTLFGSSDAPFHAGSVSFHYAGYEVTVSHTGEFEIA from the coding sequence ATGGCATCGCAGGCACCCCTCAGTATTCAAATCGTGACAGAGATATCACGGCTAGAAGGTGTCGAACCGTTCGAACTCCCACCACTCGAAGACTGCGTAGACACCGAATCACTCGACACGTTGTTCGGGAGTTCGGACGCTCCGTTCCACGCAGGATCAGTTTCGTTTCACTACGCTGGCTACGAGGTTACAGTCTCGCATACGGGGGAGTTCGAGATAGCGTAA